The following are from one region of the Lodderomyces elongisporus chromosome 7, complete sequence genome:
- the MCM1 gene encoding transcription factor of the MADS box: protein MSLKGEDGPEYENSANGNPISSSLSNPPMDDDDDDESGAASSGKTQKERRKIEIKFIQDKSRRHITFSKRKAGIMKKAYELSVLTGTQVLLLVVSETGLVYTFTTPKLQPLVTKPEGKNLIQACLNAPEEGLNDDAGEQSDGAEGESPEPNAVSSSTQQQQQQQQQAPQASAQPPHLPHHVQHQAQQQAQQQHAQLQHQQQQAAAAAAAAAHQGQVHQQQYPPQPQTQAYPGQQPQQPAPPGHPQQQPPQQQGAVQGGAPGGQPGVSYGDYYFGNMQNNNIPNQQQYQ from the coding sequence ATGTCACTTAAAGGAGAAGACGGTCCTGAATACGAAAATTCAGCCAATGGAAACCCAATTTCTTCGTCACTTTCCAACCCGCCTAtggacgatgacgatgatgacgaaaGCGGCGCTGCTTCATCTGGTAAAACccagaaagaaagaagaaagattgaGATCAAGTTTATCCAGGACAAAAGCAGACGTCATATCACATTCAGTAAACGTAAGGCAGGTATCATGAAGAAAGCTTATGAGTTGAGTGTTCTAACTGGAACCCAAGTCTTGCTTCTAGTTGTTTCAGAGACTGGTCTTGTTTACACTTTTACTACCCCTAAATTACAACCATTAGTCACGAAACCAGAGGGTAAGAACCTTATTCAAGCTTGTTTGAATGCACCTGAGGAAGGTTTGAATGATGACGCAGGTGAACAAAGCGATGGGGCTGAAGGCGAATCACCTGAGCCTAATgctgtttcttcttctacacagcagcagcagcagcaacagcaacaggcACCTCAAGCACTGGCCCAACCTCCACATCTTCCTCACCATGTACAGCATCAGgctcaacaacaagcacAGCAGCAACATGCTCAATTACAAcatcagcagcaacaagCCGCTGCAGCTGCCGCCGCTGCAGCACACCAAGGCCAAGTccatcaacaacagtacCCTCCTCAACCACAAACTCAAGCTTATCCTGGACAACAGCCCCAGCAACCCGCCCCACCCGGCCATCCTCAACAACAGCCACCACAACAGCAGGGGGCAGTACAGGGTGGTGCACCAGGCGGTCAACCTGGTGTCTCATATGGGGACTACTATTTTGGCAATAtgcaaaataataatattcctaatcaacaacagtacCAGTAA
- the GPH1 gene encoding Non-essential glycogen phosphorylase (CAZy:GT35) yields the protein MSKDYLTPSTLPQPKLKRTNTGFTPNQIIALDAAIPESAKHIWFKYSQLDLLEKKSRGANHEPNIHNIVDNPQKFEEEFVRHVETNLGRSMYNCDDLAAYQAAAKTVRDALIIDWANTQQRQTIQDGKRVYYLSLEFLMGRAMDNALINLKCEKNTRNSLNELGFNLEDVLNQEPDAALGNGGLGRLAACFVDSLSSKNYSGWGYGLNYQYGIFKQKIIDGYQIETPDYWLKYTNPWVLDRHEIQIPVDFYGYVYEESDPNTGKISKNWSGGERVLAVAADFPIPGYNTNNTNNLRLWNAKPTNEFDFTKFNAGDYQSSVASQQKAESITAVLYPNDNFEEGKELRLKQQYFWVAASLHDIVRRFKKNHHSNWQKFPEQIAIQLNDTHPTLAIVELQRILVDLEGLDWDEAWSIVTKVFAYTNHTVMVEALEKWPVGLVGRLLPRHLEIIYDINYFFLKQVEKNFPDQRDLQSKVSIIEEGNPKSVRMAYLAIVGSHKVNGVAELHSELIKTTIFKDFVKVFGPDKFTNVTNGITPRRWLRQANPKLAALIAKKLNDPNYEYLTNLGRLKDLERFIDDEKFLKEWDAIKFDNKRRLALLIKEETGVEVDPTVLFDVQVKRIHEYKRQQMNIFAVIYRYLHIKELQSKGVSIDEIKEKYYISKASIFGGKAAPGYYMAKTIIHLINKVGEVVNNDTSIDNLLKVVFIPDYNVSKAEIICPGSDLSNHISTAGTEASGTSNMKFALNGGLIIGTVDGANVEITREIGEDNIFLFGNLAESVEDIRHKHFVEGVHIPRTLQRVFDAIQSGQFGNPDEFKTLIESIRDHGDHYLVSDDFDLFLDAHKKLEKVFGHHGGDADDKDHLKRWVRKSVWSTANMGFFSSDRCIDEYAEDIWNVEPSNI from the coding sequence ATGTCAAAGGACTACCTCACCCCCTCAACATTACCTCAGCcaaagttgaaaagaacaaacacTGGATTTACACCAAATCAGATCATTGCACTAGATGCAGCAATCCCAGAGTCAGCTAAACACATTTGGTTCAAATACTCTCAATTGGATTTGTTAGAGAAGAAATCCAGAGGTGCCAACCATGAACCAAATATCCACAATATTGTGGATAACCCACAGAAGtttgaagaagagtttGTCAGACACGTTGAAACAAACCTAGGACGATCAATGTACAATTGTGACGATTTGGCTGCTTACCAAGCTGCTGCAAAAACAGTGAGAGACGCATTGATCATTGATTGGGCAAACACTCAACAAAGGCAAACCATCCAGGATGGGAAAAGAGTTTACTACTTGTCGTTGGAATTTCTTATGGGCAGAGCCATGGACAATGCATTGATAAACTTGAAATGCGAGAAGAATACAAGAAACTCACTAAACGAGTTGGGTTTCAACTTGGAAGATGTCTTGAACCAAGAACCAGATGCCGCATTGGGTAATGGTGGCTTGGGTAGATTGGCAGCATGTTTTGTTGACTCCCTTTCCTCAAAAAACTACTCTGGTTGGGGCTATGGCTTGAACTACCAATATGGTATCTTTAAGCAAAAAATTATCGATGGTTACCAAATTGAAACACCAGACTATTGGTTGAAATACACAAACCCATGGGTATTAGACAGACACGAGATTCAAATCCCCGTGGACTTTTACGGTTATGTTTACGAGGAAAGTGACCCAAACACTGGTaaaatttccaaaaactGGAGCGGTGGTGAGCGGGTCTtggctgttgctgctgatTTCCCCATTCCTGGatacaacaccaacaacaccaacaatttGAGATTATGGAATGCCAAGCCAACAAATGAATTTGACTTTACAAAATTCAATGCTGGCGACTACCAACTGTCGGTTGCCTCGCAACAAAAGGCGGAATCTATTACCGCTGTGTTGTACCCAAATGACAATTTTGAAGAGGGCAAGGAATTGAGATTGAAGCAACAATACTTTTGGGTTGCAGCATCTCTACACGATATCGTGCGACGcttcaaaaaaaaccatCATCTGAACTGGCAAAAGTTTCCCGAACAAATTGCCATCCAGTTGAATGATACACACCCCACATTGGCCATTGTTGAGTTGCAAAGAATCTTGGTTGATTTGGAGGGTCTCGATTGGGATGAAGCATGGTCCATAGTGACTAAGGTTTTTGCGTACACCAATCACACCGTTATGGTTGAAGCATTGGAGAAATGGCCTGTGGGCTTAGTGGGAAGATTATTACCAAGACACTTGGAAATCATTTACGATATaaattacttttttctcaaGCAGGTGGAAAAAAACTTTCCAGATCAACGTGACTTGCAAAGCAAAGTATCAATCATCGAAGAGGGAAACCCCAAGTCGGTGCGTATGGCATATTTGGCAATTGTGGGGTCACACAAGGTGAATGGAGTTGCTGAGTTGCACTCTGAGCTTATAAAGACTACTATTTTCAAGGACTTTGTCAAGGTGTTTGGTCCCGATAAGTTTACCAACGTGACCAATGGTATTACACCAAGGCGTTGGTTGAGACAAGCTAACCCCAAGTTGGCTGCATTGATTGCtaaaaaattgaatgaCCCAAACTATGAGTACTTGACCAACTTGGGAAGATTGAAAGATTTGGAACGCTTCATTGACGACGAGAAGTTCCTCAAGGAATGGGACGCTATCAAATTTGACAATAAGCGCAGATTGGCGTTATTAATCAAGGAAGAGACCGGCGTTGAAGTTGACCCAACTGTACTCTTTGATGTTCAAGTAAAGAGAATACACGAGTACAAGAGACAACAAATGAATATATTTGCCGTGATCTATAGATACTTGCACATTAAAGAGCTTCAATCCAAGGGTGTTTCCATTGatgaaattaaagaaaaatattaCATCTCGAAAGCGTCAATCTTTGGAGGCAAGGCAGCCCCAGGTTACTACATGGCCAAGACCATTATACATTTGATCAATAAGGTTGGTGAAGTTGTTAATAACGATACAAGCATTGATAATCTTCTTAAAGTTGTGTTTATTCCCGACTACAATGTGTCCAAGGCTGAAATCATTTGTCCTGGCTCCGATTTGTCAAACCATATCTCTACTGCGGGAACAGAGGCTTCGGGTACTTCCAACATGAAGTTTGCTCTAAATGGTGGTTTAATTATTGGCACAGTTGATGGGGCTAATGTTGAAATCACTCGTGAGATTGGTGAGGATAATATATTCCTCTTTGGTAACCTTGCAGAGTCAGTCGAAGATATCAGGCACAAGCATTTTGTCGAGGGTGTTCACATCCCCAGAACGCTTCAGCGTGTTTTTGACGCAATCCAACTGGGTCAATTTGGTAATCCCGATGAGTTTAAAACATTAATAGAGAGCATTAGGGATCATGGAGATCATTATTTGGTCTCGGAcgattttgatttgttcCTTGATGCACacaagaaattggaaaaagtGTTTGGCCACCATGGTGGTGACGCAGACGACAAGGACCACTTGAAGAGATGGGTGCGTAAAAGTGTTTGGAGCACTGCCAATATGGGTTTCTTTAGTAGTGATCGTTGCATTGATGAATATGCCGAGGATATATGGAACGTCGAGCCATCAAATATTTAG
- a CDS encoding uncharacterized protein (BUSCO:EOG09260IU8) produces MPDILQLIINQTSSDNNARRNAELEFNQVVSQNPSESAYLILEYSLNSELPVDVRQSCLLQLKRIVPKFWSMGFGSFVGPPVAQDLKSVIRSRLLDLAVGDTNSKIRNGAAYAIVQIASADYPDEWPDLIAKLYVATTDYANETAMLGGLSVLTDLFDDLITEEQFWEDGIGAQVINHLNAILENNKVTLAVKTQAMKLYESVLAILKSPEAFKDSKRKNFVIDQVTITLKIFIQLILLEGGNLVEIEFKSNVYKSMATIIGTFHSRLPFETKSNVLSFTIKDVSRIAPLYNQVALNEYKAPLYSDLDAVSSFNNLIDGIFQTISCVQHDVSISSVANIPEFLKNALVCTALPKEVVEEYQDDLNSYVAEITGLSVNVNPRDSILDFWGELNSGDVQEACTALVELFQKDDGRLLEAQLFTLEGILSNDHELTRVPLQTIVSFISYQTPALVAARCFLLLPKYFEKFGSDDIADNGDDGICNQARKVFSDMVVFAEKCNNSIIQIAALVSVTYYQHVFELDALDDSVQLIIFRLALSLIDECEEDGLPVLLEAIAAAITISPSVAASIEVTANVNVVELIFKIAYKDPANVQLISDSSDCLSALLENVNEQDYMVTCEKSLPFILKLMETSDGAYTPQLYLSLELLGIIIKSGPHKTLPSQIFEYAFHALKSILLKSTDDQILQSGGEVFNELIQRAAQLFSEYNDPENKESGVESMLKIVYKFLSPELSDSAANKCGSIVCSLIANFQTQIPQEMLTRILQATVQRLVIAKEPITIENLVMVLCQLVLLSPEEMINFLSSMVINGEPGLKTVLPIWFDSYEITRGYEQIKQNTLALARIFTLGDSRVENLIVNGEIVPYDGDLIITRSMAKKMPERYTQISASLKILKLLAGELQFQCQQPDVADYLPNRRDRGNDEQNYDNDGDDDNDNNVHEGSARGGVNTDHSDYNGDDDDDDDGWEDMDDIGVPNYEKLKSYIDDGNRANKLRGDDESLKELLVQFFKECAGENLGGFGKYYEQLSDGEKKIITECIVF; encoded by the coding sequence ATGCCTGATATACTTCAATTGATCATCAATCAAACATCTTCCGATAATAATGCGAGACGCAATGCCGAGCTTGAGTTCAACCAAGTCGTGAGTCAAAATCCTTCGGAGTCGGCCTACCTTATTCTTGAATATTCGCTCAATTCAGAACTCCCTGTTGACGTGCGTCAATCGTGTTTACTTCAACTCAAACGAATAGTGCCCAAGTTTTGGTCCATGGGGTTTGGCTCGTTTGTGGGCCCACCAGTTGCACAAGATTTGAAGCTGGTCATTAGGTCACGCTTGCTAGATCTCGCTGTGGGAGATACAAACTCCAAGATCCGCAATGGTGCGGCATATGCTATTGTGCAAATTGCCTCTGCCGACTACCCCGACGAGTGGCCTGACTTGATTGCTAAATTGTATGTCGCAACCACAGATTATGCAAACGAAACGGCAATGTTGGGTGGTTTACTGGTTCTTACTGATTTGTTTGATGACCTCATCACCGAAGAACAATTTTGGGAAGACGGTATTGGTGCACAAGTAATAAACCACCTAAATGcgattttggaaaataacAAGGTTACTCTTGCAGTGAAAACACAAGCAATGAAATTATACGAGTCGGTATTAGCAATATTGAAAAGCCCAGAAGCGTTTAAAGATTCTAAGAGAAAAAACTTTGTTATTGATCAGGTCACAATTACATTGAAGATTTTCATCCAGCTCATATTGTTGGAAGGTGGAAACTTGGTTGAAATCGAGTTCAAGAGTAATGTCTACAAGTCAATGGCTACAATTATTGGCACTTTCCACCTGCGACTCCCTTTTGAGACAAAGTCCAATGTGTTAAGTTTCACGATAAAAGATGTCTCGCGAATTGCACCATTGTATAACCAGGTGGCTTTGAACGAGTATAAGGCGCCCTTGTACCTGGACCTTGACGCCGTGTCTCTGTTCAATAACCTTATCGATGGAATATTCCAGACGATATCATGTGTGCAACATGATGTTTCAATCTCGCTGGTTGCAAACATCCCAGAATTTCTCAAGAATGCATTGGTGTGTACCGCATTGCCCAAAGAGgttgttgaagaatatCAAGATGATTTGAATTCATACGTTGCAGAAATTACGGGTCTTTCAGTCAATGTCAATCCAAGAGATCTGATTTTGGATTTCTGGGGTGAATTAAACTCTGGGGACGTGCAAGAGGCTTGTACAGCGCTTGTGGagctttttcaaaaagatgACGGAAGATTGTTGGAAGCACAATTGTTTACTTTAGAAGGAATTTTGTCAAACGATCACGAATTAACACGGGTGCCGTTACAAACAATAGTTTCATTCATTTCATATCAGACTCCTGCATTGGTAGCTGCACGatgttttttgttgcttCCTAAATATTTTGAGAAATTTGGCAGCGATGATATTGCTGATAACGGAGATGATGGCATTTGCAATCAGGCAAGGAAAGTGTTTTCCGATATGGTTGTGTTTGCTGAAAAGTGCAATAACAGCATTATTCAAATTGCAGCCTTGGTCAGCGTTACCTATTATCAACACGTATTTGAGCTTGACGCATTAGACGACTCTGTCCAGTTGATTATTTTTAGACTTGCTCTTCTGTTGATTGACGAATGTGAAGAAGACGGCTTACCAGTACTCTTAGAAGCAATTGCGGCGGCAATCACAATTAGTCCCTCGGTTGCAGCGTCAATCGAAGTGACAGCCAATGTCAATGTTGTTGAgcttattttcaaaatagcGTATAAGGACCCTGCAAATGTTCAACTAATTTCAGACTCCTCGGATTGTCTTAGCGCCCTTTTGGAAAATGTCAATGAGCAAGATTATATGGTTACATGCGAAAAATCCCTACCAtttattttgaaattaATGGAAACAAGCGACGGCGCTTACACACCCCAATTGTACTTGAGTTTGGAGTTACTCGGAATTATCATCAAATCTGGACCTCACAAAACGCTTCCTTCTCAGATATTTGAATATGCATTCCATGCTCTCAAGTCAATCCTTTTGAAGTCCACTGATGACCAAATCCTTCAAAGCGGTGGCGAGGTATTCAACGAGTTGATTCAAAGAGCAGCACAATTATTCAGTGAATATAATGATCCCGAAAACAAGGAATCTGGGGTGGAATCAATGTTGAAGATTGTCTACAAGTTTTTATCACCCGAGTTGTCAGATAGTGCTGCCAACAAATGCGGCTCTATAGTGTGCTCACTTATAGCCAACTTTCAGACCCAGATCCCGCAGGAAATGTTGACGCGAATCTTGCAAGCGACAGTGCAGAGACTAGTCATTGCCAAGGAGCCAATTACAATCGAAAACCTTGTAATGGTGCTTTGTCAATTAGTTCTTTTGTCGCCGGAGGAGATGatcaattttctttcaagCATGGTTATAAATGGTGAGCCCGGTTTGAAGACTGTTTTACCAATTTGGTTTGACTCTTATGAAATCACACGTGGGTATGAACAGATTAAACAAAATACCTTAGCTTTGGCGCGGATTTTTACTTTGGGTGACTCCAGAGTTGAGAATTTGATTGTCAATGGCGAGATTGTTCCGTATGATGGTGATTTGATAATCACCCGGTCGATGGCCAAAAAGATGCCAGAGAGATATACACAAATTTCGGCGTCGCTAAAGATTCTCAAATTGCTTGCTGGCGAGCTTCAATTTCAGTGCCAGCAACCAGATGTAGCTGACTATTTACCGAACCGAAGAGACAGAGGCAATGATGAGCAGAACTATGATAATGACGGCGATGATGACAATGACAACAATGTACATGAAGGTAGTGCTAGAGGTGGAGTAAATACCGATCACAGTGACTACAACGgtgacgatgatgacgacgacgacgggTGGGAGGATATGGACGATATCGGTGTTCCTAACtatgagaaattgaaatcgTACATTGATGATGGAAATAGGGCTAATAAACTTCGTGGTGACGATGAGAGTTTGAAAGAGTTGTTGGTACAGTTTTTCAAAGAGTGCGCTGGAGAGAATCTTGGaggatttggaaaatattACGAGCAGTTGAGTGAcggtgaaaaaaaaataattacaGAGTGTATagttttttaa